Proteins from a genomic interval of Gluconacetobacter diazotrophicus PA1 5:
- a CDS encoding MucR family transcriptional regulator — protein sequence MSNHDPDAVSLARLSAMKDIVMAHLATTKVETDRLAQLVREVYASVLHPEPAAGSPVAPVRNDPAPMPVAESAEQTSERAAPPTPAVDTSSAAPADTAPTSGLVPAVPIRASVFPDYIVCLEDGKKLKSLKRHLSSAFGMTIQDYKAKWDLPDEYPTVAPNYAEMRRDVARKSGLGRRPIQESENTRPLEPERKDTESVKGRDRPGRRARSGGGLLRAIENH from the coding sequence TTGAGCAACCACGATCCGGACGCCGTTTCGCTCGCGCGCCTGAGCGCAATGAAGGACATCGTCATGGCGCACCTCGCGACCACCAAGGTCGAGACCGACAGGCTGGCGCAACTGGTCCGCGAAGTCTACGCGTCGGTTCTGCATCCCGAGCCGGCTGCCGGGTCCCCGGTCGCTCCCGTGCGTAATGATCCCGCCCCCATGCCGGTGGCCGAGTCCGCCGAGCAGACGAGCGAACGCGCCGCACCCCCGACGCCTGCCGTCGACACGTCAAGCGCAGCACCGGCGGACACCGCGCCCACTTCTGGTCTCGTTCCCGCGGTCCCGATCCGCGCTTCGGTGTTTCCTGACTACATCGTCTGTCTGGAAGACGGGAAGAAGCTCAAATCGCTGAAGCGGCATTTGTCATCCGCGTTCGGGATGACGATCCAGGACTACAAGGCCAAATGGGACCTGCCGGACGAGTATCCGACCGTTGCGCCGAACTATGCGGAGATGCGTCGGGATGTGGCGCGCAAGAGCGGCCTCGGCCGCCGTCCCATCCAGGAGAGCGAAAACACGCGGCCGCTTGAGCCGGAGCGCAAGGACACCGAGAGCGTCAAGGGCCGGGACCGACCCGGTCGCCGGGCCCGATCGGGAGGCGGATTGCTCAGAGCGATCGAAAACCATTGA
- a CDS encoding conjugal transfer protein TraG — MSGSRILWGQLCLCFLIVVVAWWTATQWVAWRLAFQPELGSPWTLVAGRWPVYAPFLFPWWWYEFDAYAPHIFVEGAWIAGSGGVLAFLVAVFLSVWRARERKRTATYGSARWAERHDVEEAGLLSPDGVVLGRWGRDYLRHDGPEHVLCFGPTRSGKGVGLVVPTLLTWPGSAVVHDIKGENWSITAGFRGRFGRLILFDPTNPDSCGYNPLLEIRLGEWEVRDAQNVADVLVDPEGSLERRNHWEKTSHSLLVGAILHVLYAEPDKSLRGVANLLSDPKRSIAATLVVMMGTRHLGERGVHPVVASAARELLNKSPNERSGVLSTAMSFLGLYRDPVVADVTSRSAWRIGDLVDAARPTTLYFVIPPSDISRTKPLIRLMLNQIGRRLTEDLSGAGGRQRLLLMLDEFAALGRLDFFESALAFMAGYRIKAFLIAQSLNQIDKAYGDKNSIMDNCHVRVSFATNDDRTAKRVSDALGTATEVRSQKNYAGHRLSPWLGHLMVSRQESARPLLTVGEVQELPRTDELVLVSGISPIRAKKASYFRDARFQERLLPAPKTGTRGLSVLPDDWTGRPQPAKPEVRPDTPEDAVKEAAGDEDPVGTEARRQPEMDVAREPDLPPQDDGDPVHEPHRRDRERDPAEEEDLHAVLTADLARKARQAALDPGNDLGIS; from the coding sequence ATGTCTGGTTCTCGTATCCTGTGGGGGCAGCTCTGCCTCTGCTTCCTAATTGTCGTCGTGGCGTGGTGGACCGCGACCCAATGGGTCGCCTGGCGGTTGGCGTTCCAGCCCGAACTCGGTTCGCCCTGGACTCTCGTCGCCGGTCGCTGGCCGGTCTATGCGCCGTTCCTGTTCCCCTGGTGGTGGTACGAATTCGACGCTTACGCGCCGCATATCTTCGTCGAGGGCGCGTGGATCGCGGGATCGGGTGGCGTTCTGGCGTTCCTGGTCGCCGTGTTCCTGTCGGTCTGGCGGGCGCGCGAGCGTAAGCGCACCGCCACCTATGGGTCGGCGCGCTGGGCGGAGCGTCACGATGTCGAGGAGGCGGGGCTTCTTTCGCCGGACGGCGTGGTATTGGGGCGTTGGGGGCGCGACTATCTGCGTCATGATGGTCCGGAGCATGTGCTGTGCTTCGGGCCGACCCGATCCGGTAAGGGTGTCGGCTTAGTCGTGCCGACCCTGCTGACCTGGCCGGGCTCCGCCGTCGTCCACGACATCAAGGGGGAGAACTGGTCGATCACGGCGGGGTTTCGCGGGCGTTTCGGGCGTCTGATTCTGTTCGACCCGACGAACCCGGACTCGTGTGGCTACAATCCGCTGCTTGAAATACGCCTCGGCGAATGGGAAGTCCGTGACGCCCAGAATGTCGCCGACGTGCTGGTCGATCCCGAGGGATCGCTGGAACGACGCAACCACTGGGAGAAGACGTCGCATTCGCTGCTGGTCGGGGCCATCCTCCACGTCCTGTATGCCGAACCGGACAAGTCGCTGCGCGGGGTGGCTAACCTGCTGTCCGATCCCAAGCGATCCATCGCGGCCACGCTCGTGGTCATGATGGGCACGCGCCACCTCGGCGAGCGCGGCGTCCACCCGGTAGTGGCGTCTGCCGCGCGCGAATTGCTCAACAAATCCCCCAACGAACGCTCCGGCGTGCTGAGCACCGCCATGTCCTTTCTCGGCCTGTATCGCGACCCCGTCGTGGCGGACGTTACCAGTCGCAGCGCCTGGCGGATCGGCGATCTGGTCGACGCGGCGCGGCCGACCACGCTCTATTTCGTCATCCCGCCGTCGGACATCAGCCGCACCAAGCCGCTGATCCGCCTGATGCTCAACCAGATCGGGCGGAGATTGACCGAAGATCTCTCCGGCGCGGGGGGGCGACAACGATTGCTGCTGATGCTCGACGAGTTCGCAGCGCTGGGGCGGCTGGATTTCTTCGAAAGCGCGCTCGCCTTCATGGCCGGGTATCGGATCAAGGCGTTCCTGATCGCCCAGTCACTCAACCAGATCGACAAGGCCTACGGCGACAAGAATTCGATCATGGACAATTGTCATGTCCGCGTCAGCTTCGCGACCAATGACGACCGTACGGCCAAGCGTGTCTCGGACGCGCTGGGCACTGCCACCGAAGTCCGTTCACAGAAGAACTACGCCGGCCATCGCCTCTCGCCTTGGCTCGGACACCTCATGGTGTCGCGTCAGGAGAGCGCGCGCCCGCTGTTGACCGTCGGTGAGGTCCAGGAACTGCCGCGCACGGATGAACTCGTTCTGGTGTCTGGCATATCGCCGATCCGGGCGAAGAAGGCTTCCTATTTCCGCGACGCCCGGTTTCAGGAGCGGCTGTTGCCGGCCCCCAAGACTGGAACCCGTGGGCTGTCGGTCTTGCCGGACGACTGGACAGGGCGCCCGCAGCCAGCGAAGCCGGAGGTCAGGCCCGATACCCCGGAGGATGCGGTCAAGGAAGCGGCCGGGGACGAAGATCCGGTCGGAACCGAGGCGCGCCGTCAGCCGGAAATGGACGTGGCACGCGAACCAGACCTGCCACCGCAGGATGATGGCGACCCGGTCCACGAGCCGCACAGGCGCGATCGTGAGCGGGACCCGGCCGAAGAGGAAGACCTTCACGCCGTGCTGACGGCGGATCTGGCGCGCAAGGCGCGTCAGGCCGCACTCGATCCCGGCAATGATCTGGGGATTTCGTGA